One window of the Labilibaculum sp. genome contains the following:
- a CDS encoding lipid-A-disaccharide synthase N-terminal domain-containing protein gives MDSIYIYAIGFFAQALFSARLIVQWVKSEKAGKALSPVLFWQISILASWMLFIYGLLRDDFAIIMGQVIAYSIYIRNLHIQNNWKTLPMLTRLIAIITPVVVLSFMLKNWGYHYQQLFKNDDIPTLLLIWGVAGQITFTFHFVYQWIYSERKGESVLPMGFWVISIIGSIMILSYALYRKDPVLFLGQGFGMLVYCRNIVLIRKQSHKLNH, from the coding sequence ATGGATAGCATTTATATTTACGCCATTGGTTTTTTTGCACAAGCTCTGTTTTCAGCACGGTTAATTGTGCAGTGGGTGAAATCTGAAAAAGCCGGAAAAGCCTTATCCCCGGTATTATTTTGGCAAATCAGTATTTTAGCTTCGTGGATGCTGTTTATTTACGGCTTGCTGCGCGATGATTTTGCCATTATTATGGGACAGGTGATTGCTTATTCCATTTACATCCGAAATCTGCACATTCAGAACAATTGGAAAACCTTGCCAATGTTAACGAGGCTAATTGCCATAATAACTCCTGTTGTTGTTTTATCCTTCATGCTTAAAAACTGGGGATATCACTACCAGCAATTATTTAAGAACGATGATATTCCAACTCTTCTTTTAATTTGGGGTGTGGCAGGACAAATTACCTTTACTTTCCATTTTGTTTACCAATGGATCTACTCTGAACGCAAAGGAGAATCGGTACTTCCTATGGGCTTTTGGGTGATCAGCATCATCGGATCCATCATGATCTTATCCTATGCTCTTTACCGAAAAGATCCTGTTCTTTTTCTTGGTCAGGGTTTTGGGATGTTGGTTTACTGCAGAAACATAGTACTTATTCGAAAACAATCTCACAAGTTAAATCACTAA
- a CDS encoding glycosyltransferase: MSQQEKEFELTIIVPVFNEEDNMQRVKEEFTAYFASSKYASKVLFVNDGSSDGSQKMIEEICKISDRFSYLELNKNHGLSAAIKAGFDNTTTPFVGYIDSDLQTTPFDFDLLMEHRNEFALVTGVRQNRKDSFVKNMSSKIANGFRRYMTKDTAEDTGCPLKIMKTEYAKKMPFFTGMHRFIPALIMLQEGEIKQIPVRHFPRIAGEAKYHLFNRLVGPFKDCFAYRWMKKRYINYEVISRN, translated from the coding sequence ATGAGCCAGCAAGAAAAAGAATTCGAATTAACGATCATTGTTCCCGTTTTTAACGAGGAAGATAACATGCAGCGTGTAAAAGAGGAATTTACAGCCTATTTTGCCAGTTCAAAATATGCCTCAAAAGTACTTTTTGTGAACGATGGTTCATCTGATGGAAGTCAAAAAATGATTGAGGAGATTTGTAAGATTTCTGATCGTTTTTCTTATTTGGAATTGAATAAAAATCATGGTTTAAGTGCCGCCATTAAAGCTGGTTTTGATAACACAACAACACCATTTGTTGGCTACATCGATTCGGATCTTCAAACAACACCTTTCGACTTTGATTTGTTGATGGAACATCGAAATGAATTTGCTTTGGTAACCGGTGTTCGTCAAAACCGCAAAGACAGCTTTGTAAAAAACATGAGCTCAAAAATTGCAAATGGATTTCGCCGTTACATGACTAAGGATACCGCTGAAGATACTGGTTGCCCCTTAAAAATAATGAAAACAGAATACGCTAAAAAAATGCCTTTCTTTACAGGAATGCACCGTTTTATACCAGCCTTAATCATGCTGCAGGAAGGTGAAATAAAACAAATTCCGGTACGTCATTTCCCACGGATTGCGGGCGAAGCCAAATACCATCTTTTCAACCGTTTGGTTGGCCCTTTTAAAGATTGTTTCGCTTATCGCTGGATGAAAAAACGTTACATTAATTACGAAGTTATTTCTCGTAACTAA